In the Ricinus communis isolate WT05 ecotype wild-type chromosome 3, ASM1957865v1, whole genome shotgun sequence genome, CTAAGGGATTGGCGCCCATAGCTTTTACAGGCCATGTTGAAAGGATGGATATTGTAGACAAGTCCTTGTTAGCTTGATTTCAATTAACATGTACATGTGAATGTTTgcttgaatattttatttgacacTTATGAATTCAATTAATGTTGattttgtaaattattttataatgtcaTTAGTATTGTTATGTACATGAAAAGTTTAAAGTATGACATGTAAAAGTTGAAGATTATGAAATTCTTCAAATAATGTTAATAAAAGTTATATGAATTTAACAATTTGTGATACATGGAAGGAATCTTGTCGATCAAATGACTTGTGACCAccatgatttaattttttagatttatttaaagttggtgattttgataattttaacgAAAGGAGCGCATTTACAGTTATGATTAAAATACCGAAATCATCTTATGAGTCAAGTGGGAGAATgtaagattattattattataatcttatattaatgacccataattaaatatatggtCTAGTATTAAGTAAACTAATATAATGGTTATTAGTTAATTAGTAATTGGACCATTGGGATAATGCCATTGTCTCTACCTTCATTAAATTATACAACAAAGTTTATTACACTAtccatataataatataattatagaattattattgGTAAGTGGGGTGgttacttaattaaatatagaagAGGTTAAAGAGAGGTTATTTTTTGTATCAAGTAACTGCCctcctatttttctttttggctgAGCacattcttttcctttaagaattgcttaaaaaaaatcaccataaaaaaaaaaactaagctTTGCACCATTGAAAGAGGCTTATTTAGAGCAAGAATGTTAGAGAGAAGAACAAGAATTAACATCAAGCAAGCCATGGATCAAGACATATTTCATATCTTATATTTGTGTTACTGAATTTAGAACCCTAATAGAATTgtgttaatttaattcataattgtAATATTGTAgctaattatatatgtttcttgtaattttagaaacatgttaAGGATTAAATTAAGTGTATAAGtgtataatttaatctaacataaattcctttcattttttgcTCATATGAAATTGACTTCATTTAGTTCTTGCTTATTTCGAAACCAGCAATCATatcaagagtgattgatattTTTGCACTTGGTGCACTTGAAAGGGCAAGCTTTTGATATAGGTCTGACTTCTTGCATATAAAATATGAGACTTGGAGTTGCCATTTTTATCTTCAAGCCgataatttcttcttctactatTTCCTATGCCTTGTTCATCTCTTCCTCAATATCTTCTTTATGATGTGCCCCTCCTTtgattttgctattattttactAGGAAgtagaagaggaagaagaaattatCATGTTGCTATCATGTTTTTACACTCATCCGATGAACCTCATTGTTTTTATTTGCCAAATAAGGCCTCTAGTTGCTTTGTGTCTATTTTTTGCCAATTGCAAGTTAGATGTTAGTGTCATTTACGATATGAACATTGTTATGTATTATGTATGTTGATAAAGATCATTTTTCCTTTCTATTTCTTCCTATTTGGAgtttgatttatgatttttcttattgattcTCTTGAAGGTGTTAACATCAAAGATGAAATTGTGTTAGCATTGGTTCGTTACAATTCTTTCAGTAGAGATGATTATCCAGTGTTACCTGGGAATAACTATTGTTAGCTATAGACCTTGTTAATAGTATAAGAAATTTAGCCCAACTAGTAGTACTCCTCTAACAGATAATAGGTAATAATGAAAGGCCAAAAACCACCGAATTTGGAAGCTTGTAATTTGTCATCACACTCATGGCTTGATCAATCATAAATTAGTAAAGATAGTGTGTTAAATGAAATTGTTGATATTTTAATGCTTTAGTTCAAAAAGGGAATTTTCATACACCTACTTAGTAAAGATAGTGTGTCTGTGttgtgtatatatacataatactCATTTATCAAAGAGGCATGACTTGTGAGTATTCAATATTGTGAAAAGGATTAGTAAAAAAGAGACTGAACCAAAAAGACGCAAACTTTACTGAAATTGAAGAGGCTCAATAGCCAAATTGCAAACAATGCCgcaaaaaggaaataaagggaaaaaaaaaaacaagagggaaaaagataaaatgaaacaaaatggAAAGCCTTTTTTGGGCCAATCACAATTGTGAAATGACTATTATTCTTCACAACTTCAAAACTTCCCACTTGAACCTTCAATCCCCCACTTGAACCACCAGCCATTTTTCCCTTGGTTCAATTTTCCTATTCAACAGTCAGAGGAACGGAGTCGGCCTAAAAGACACAAAGAATTAAGTGTTAAGAGTAAACATTAGCAGGCAAATGGTGAAAAAACTAAATgcttcaaaatcaaaatctggGATTAGAGGTGACAAAAGCTTACCAATTTCTTGTACTTCAGGGCATAGAACATCTCAAGGTAACGCCTGCTCTCGCGACGGTCAAGCTTAGATACATGTTTCCAAAATCCGTATACACCAGTGAGGGTCAATAGCCGCTGAGAGTAGATTTGCCAAGTATATCTGTAAATTAAACCAAATGAAATAGAGAAGATCAGTTGACCAACTTCATCAGAACAActcaaaagaacaaaatactAATGACAGATGACAATAAGCTTACTTCTCCTGGATACGTTGCAGGCCTCCCTTGGAGATCTCGTCCCACACACAGGGGTCAGCCTTGCACTTCTCAAAGAATTCAACAAGGAGCTCGGCAGCCTGATCACCATGGTAAGGATCAATGTTGAAGCCGGATTTTCCGTGCACAATAATCTCAGCAGGGCCACCATTGCAGGTAGCAAAAGTTGGCAAACCACAGCTCATGGACTCGACAACAGTCAACCCGAAAGCCTCATACAAAGCAGGTTGCACGAACACTCCCTTAGTGTCACAGATGCATCGGTAGAGCTCACCATTCCTCACCCGGTTCATCTGGGAAGAAATCCATCTGAACTGACCATTCAGATTGTATTTCTCAATAAGACCGTGCATTTTCTTCATCTCAGCCTGCTCTTCCAGATCTTTAGACTCCTTTCTTCTATCACCACCGACTACAACAAGGTTAGCCAATTCACGAAGTTTGGCATTCTTTCCATACCACTCTACTAGGCCAGTTAAATTCTTTACTCTGTCCATCCTTGCCATGGTGAATATAATTGGCTTGCTGCGATCTTTTAGCACACATCTGCAAATTAACAAAACATTAGTGATGATCAACAATCGTACTTTTGTTTAATCCaacaatttttcaaaaaaaaaacagcaaCTCACAAGTGTTCTTCATTCTCAACAGGGCTGTAGAGAAGCTCCTCGATTTCTGGATGGAAAGAAGTCAACCTACGCTTTGTGTCAGTGTATGGGTAGTATATGCTTTCATCAGCCCCTGGGGAGACAATGTTGAATTTGGGGTCAAAGACATCAATACCATGAACAACACGGTAGAGACCAGGAAGGGTGAAAGCTGTGTGGCTCTCATATTGGCCAACAGTGTCCTTGCTGCAATGGTGGAAAGGTACAATGTTAGTGCTGGATGAGCAATTAAAGAATTTcacaagataaaaataaagagaaaaaaaattcaccTTCCAGCAATTTCTTGGAATGTACTGGTGATAATAAAATCTGTATGGTTCATGGCTATAAGATCAGCTGTAAACTGGCAAGAAAAGTGGTACTTGTCATCTAACTTCTTCCAGTAGATATCTGATTCCGGgtattttgttttctctagAGCATGAGCAATGGTACACTGCAAAAGACAACAAAAGCAAGAGGCTCTTATAGCTCATGTAGGAAGAAAAAAGTAGAGCAAAACATTATTTTGGTATCAATTTTGATAGACAAACCTCTGTAACACCAAGTTTGTGTGCTAACAAGGAGGCAACAATGTTTCCATCACTGTAATTTCCAATGATCAGATCAGGCTTGCCTTGAAACTCCTTACCAATTTCAGTGGCAACATCctgaagaaaaacaaagataaaTGTTAAGTAAAAGTTCTCAACTCCAAAgcaataataagaaaatgcCAAGGGGTTAATCAGATGTCAACCTCAGTGTAAGTCTCTAGATAGGGCCAGACTTCAAATCGTGAGATCCATTTACGGACGATTCCCTTTTCAGTTCTAAATGGAATTCGAAGGATATCTGAATGCTCTGTTCCAAAAACTTTCTCTAAACGCTGACCGCAAGTGGTTCCAACTGCATCAGGAAGAAGTCGAGTGATCTGCCCACAAACAGAAAGGGTTTTTAAGTAACAAGATCACAAAACACTATTAAGTAAACGATGACAGCTAATATGTACAACTCAAAATGAACTTACAATGAGAATGCGGGGAGTGATATCAAGTCCTTGCTGCTTAATACGTTGAAGCATTTCAGTCTCCAAAGCACGAACTTGATCCAAGATATACACCACCTAATAAAAAGGATTATGCAAACACAATCGGTTAAACTGTTAACTGGAAGTATTTATAGGAAATGATGGAAGACTATGCTTGTGAACTAACCTGGCCTCCAGTATCAGGATAACCCAGAACATTGTCTTGGGCAAAGTATCCGTGAGGAGACATAATCACAACATTGAAGACCATAGGGATTCTGCCAAGGAAGGTCTCAAGAGTGCAGGGGTCTGGTGCCTCAAGAAGATCCAAAAGAAGTCGGATCATCTCAAGAACGCGCTCAGCAGTGTCACCCCACCCTCTCTCCAGGCCAATTTCTTGGAATTTGTGCTCAAACTCGGAGTATGGAGTCTTAGCTGGCAATGTAACGAGATACTCCTCTGCCTTCCTCAGAACATATTGCAAGGAATTCAAGTTCTGGATTCTGTCATTCAACATCATGTTCTGCACAAGCACACCAAGTGACACAATAAGATACTTGTATACAATATGAAGGAAACTTCTTAAAGCTTAACAAACTTCTTATCAGATCAACATAGATAATCTCAGGATCTGTGTAAGCAGCCTGCAAGGATTGCctaattacaaatattaacAAAGTCGACAATTTGAGCTTCTAATTCATGCAAGGATTAACtgttactaattaattataatcatCTGAACAAAGATTTACATTTAGCTGTGTCAGTAATAATACCTTTCCCTTGTGGCAGTGGACCTTCAGAAATTCAAGCAGAGGATGCAAGCTCTCTTTGTCATGGAACAATTTAGCGGAAAGGTGACGGTTGAGGAACTCAACACCATTACCAATGTACTTGGAAAGTGTTGGGCGAGGGAAAGATGCATTAAATGGTTCAAAGTCCAACTCAAGCACAAAGTTGCCATTTTGGCTGTGTAAGATCAAACAATACTGTTAGaacaaagaaaactaaagaaaaacaaagtgAAGAAATCGAAAGAGCTCCAAGTTACCTTCCATCAACAAGTTCCTCCTTGAAATGAAGATACTCGGCAACACGCAGCTCCTCAACAACAAGAGCATGGACATTCACTCTGATATATTCCCAAACACCAGGCCTTGGGCGCACAGCCAGGGCAACCCAAGGAGGCAGAACAATTGCTTCCTGATGTTACAGAATCAACAAAGGTAATACAGTAAGCCACTTGTCAAGACTTTGCTTAGATCACCTAAAGATACGAGAAAGTTTGATCAAGCTCACCTGTGTTGATCTCAACACTTCACCAAATACACTATCCAATAGATTCTTCCTAATATCTTCAGGAATTGCTTCAAATTCAGCAATGATCTGGTGGTGTTGAAGGATTCCTTTTCCCTTACCTTCAATTCTGCAATACAAAATAGTCCTCACATGAGTATATATTTACGCTAACACCCATCCAGTTGTGCCTGATCTTTTACTACGTCCCAATAAAATGATCCTAACCATGTTTAGACCACTTTATAACATCTCCAGTAGCCATGTATGCTATCTTTTAATCattacaaaaacaaaaaattaaagaaatactaataGAGAGTGCAGATCTTTAATGGATTTACCTTGTAAGTAAGGCCACAATCTCATTGCGGTTAGCAGCAAGTGTCTCATCCAAACGTTCACGGATGCTGTGAACGCGAGTGATAACACGTTCAGCCATAGCTTCTGATCAGAAAATCTCAGAAAAACCTTCAAGTAAAAATAGacacaaaaagaaatgtaAGTAATAGATATGTAAAACCAACATACAAACTTCAGTATATGTATAAAGAATATAGTTAACCGCCTcaaagtcaaaaaaaaaaaaaaaaaaaaagagaccAACAAAATTCACATTATTCTAGAAGGCTCAGAAAAGGATTTTCAAAACCTACCACCTCAACCAccagtttaattttaattttatatttgattagtGTGTGTTCTTGAACAAAGATTACTGTCTTAAATAATGCAGCTTAAATTGTTCTTTAAGAGATCTCTCAGTCAGTGGCCACATGACTAACCAATTTAAAAAGAAGTGTGTCCAACAGAACCAGAAACTTGTGCAATTAGCAGATATAAAGATGAAAGTACAATATCACTAATGGGTTGTCTTTAAACACATCCGCTTGCTTTTCtattgaaatttgttttgtttaaagaaagaagaaacagTTTTTTATTGACTAAAATGAAAGTCTTCCCTGCAACAAGAATAAAAGCAGAGCAAGAGAAAAAGAGTTCTCCTAGAAACACATATGCAAGAATCATCAAAAGAAGGTAGGTGGAAAATTCTTttgtagaaaagaaaaagaaaagaagaacaagaaactTTGACTACATGAAATGGATAAGAAGTTttgacataaaagaaagaaaacttagAACTGAACTTCTCCGCCATCTTAAAAAGACTTTGATCTTTCAAGAACACAACAGGTTTTcatgtgaaaacaacatgCTTACAAAGCAAAAACCAAAAACCAGCAGCATGACATTTAGAGATGTTCTTTCTCTTGATATGTACTCCTCTAGTCCAGCAGAGATCACACTGACTATTACATGTAAATCAGTTCcagtattatatatatatatatatatatgatctGCATGGTTTTCCCTAAACTAGCCTAAACCATGTTACTTAACAGTAACACTGAGTTAAACAACATGATCAAGAGAAACAAACTACTATTAAAGATCTCCATAGCCTTGCACGGGCCAAATGAAGAAGATCActcaagaacataaaagaaaaacctcaagaattataatgaaaaaacAGAGGAGAGAACAAACAAACTAACCAAACGCAAAAAAGGAGAACAGAGAAGGGATACACAATGGAGTGTGGTGATTGAAAGACTAGAATTCGTGAAAATTTATAGAGAAAATGAGGTTGAAACAagggaaataaaaaaataaaaaaggtaaaATGTAACAACCAAGAATTGGGAAAAAAAAAGGCAGCGAATAGGACCAGGTATACGGTAAATCTTTTTGTCTTCGTATTAGCACCCatcataaagaaaagaaaaaataaagattttctttttttgtgacAAAATGAGGGCAAAGCCCCTATTTAACAAGAGTGATTTAAAGAATAGATGAGGGTAGTATAGTGAGGTAAGAAGTGTATTTCTATGGTTAATATATTGTTTTAAGAAAagggtaaaagaaaaatagccATAATGATTGTAGACCACCTCAAACCCCATGCCAACAAATCAACCTAACATAACAGTAACAGTGAGGaggatttctcttttttttttttttttttagaacaAGCAATTACCATTTTGAACATtgaacttgaagatcaagctaACAATCAGAagaaagattttattatttacctttttcaaaaaggaaaaagttaATTGAGTTGCTCAATTATTATAGAGTTATCCTCTAAATTATGagatctaaaattaaaaattcagtttctaataaaaagtaaaagaaaaaattaaaagaatgggGTGGGTATGTTGTGGGGAAAAAGTGGGTCCTGCCATAAGAATGAATGGACGATGATTCTAAACAAGTGGCCTTGATCATCAAAGGCATAGACTTTTAGGTGAcactaatttaaatttcttttttattttacttttatgggCCCTAGCTCTCCAGCCAGCTCGTTAATTTTAATGCAGT is a window encoding:
- the LOC8259046 gene encoding sucrose synthase, translating into MAERVITRVHSIRERLDETLAANRNEIVALLTRIEGKGKGILQHHQIIAEFEAIPEDIRKNLLDSVFGEVLRSTQEAIVLPPWVALAVRPRPGVWEYIRVNVHALVVEELRVAEYLHFKEELVDGSQNGNFVLELDFEPFNASFPRPTLSKYIGNGVEFLNRHLSAKLFHDKESLHPLLEFLKVHCHKGKNMMLNDRIQNLNSLQYVLRKAEEYLVTLPAKTPYSEFEHKFQEIGLERGWGDTAERVLEMIRLLLDLLEAPDPCTLETFLGRIPMVFNVVIMSPHGYFAQDNVLGYPDTGGQVVYILDQVRALETEMLQRIKQQGLDITPRILIITRLLPDAVGTTCGQRLEKVFGTEHSDILRIPFRTEKGIVRKWISRFEVWPYLETYTEDVATEIGKEFQGKPDLIIGNYSDGNIVASLLAHKLGVTECTIAHALEKTKYPESDIYWKKLDDKYHFSCQFTADLIAMNHTDFIITSTFQEIAGSKDTVGQYESHTAFTLPGLYRVVHGIDVFDPKFNIVSPGADESIYYPYTDTKRRLTSFHPEIEELLYSPVENEEHLCVLKDRSKPIIFTMARMDRVKNLTGLVEWYGKNAKLRELANLVVVGGDRRKESKDLEEQAEMKKMHGLIEKYNLNGQFRWISSQMNRVRNGELYRCICDTKGVFVQPALYEAFGLTVVESMSCGLPTFATCNGGPAEIIVHGKSGFNIDPYHGDQAAELLVEFFEKCKADPCVWDEISKGGLQRIQEKYTWQIYSQRLLTLTGVYGFWKHVSKLDRRESRRYLEMFYALKYKKLADSVPLTVE